One Moorella sp. E308F DNA segment encodes these proteins:
- the hyfE gene encoding hydrogenase 4 membrane subunit, giving the protein MSGTSVVNALAVLLILTSMLVVETRKLRRAAYMYSIQSLVLVAIFLSLAVFMQAEPLYIWSITALITKTFLVPYLIIRTLKTVGNQEEEGPALETSSSVFLAVGLVALSFVIVEPFHMHAVLKLKVALAVSIAHFLLGLLCILARRNALKQILGYCLMENGSHLTLAIMAYNAPETVEIGILTDAVFAVLIMTIIARRLFKVFDTLDTDKFTLLKG; this is encoded by the coding sequence GTGTCCGGTACCAGCGTAGTCAACGCCCTGGCTGTGCTGCTCATCCTGACCTCGATGCTGGTGGTGGAAACCAGAAAGCTCCGGAGGGCGGCGTACATGTACAGTATCCAGTCCCTGGTCCTGGTGGCGATTTTTCTGTCCCTGGCCGTATTTATGCAGGCGGAACCGCTGTACATCTGGTCCATTACTGCCCTCATCACCAAGACCTTCCTGGTGCCCTATCTCATCATCAGGACCCTCAAAACGGTAGGGAACCAGGAAGAGGAGGGGCCGGCACTGGAGACAAGCTCGTCTGTTTTTCTTGCGGTGGGCCTGGTGGCTTTATCGTTCGTGATAGTCGAGCCTTTTCATATGCATGCGGTACTAAAGTTGAAGGTTGCGCTGGCGGTTTCTATAGCCCATTTTCTCCTCGGGTTGCTCTGCATACTTGCTAGAAGAAATGCCCTCAAGCAGATATTGGGCTATTGCCTGATGGAAAACGGCTCGCATTTGACCCTGGCCATCATGGCTTATAACGCCCCCGAGACAGTAGAAATCGGCATCCTGACCGATGCGGTTTTTGCGGTCCTGATCATGACTATCATCGCCAGGCGCCTCTTCAAGGTCTTCGACACCCTGGATACGGATAAGTTCACACTACTAAAGGGTTAG
- a CDS encoding AAA family ATPase translates to MKLAISGKGGVGKTTIAAGLIKYFARQGYQVYAVDADPDTSLGMVLGLPEERLGTIKPIVEMRELLAERTGGSGAFFSLNPEVDSLLQDYTIKNGNILFLKMGAIKPGGSTCYCRENAVLNAMVNALILKHREMVVLDMGAGIEHLTRGTARGVDLMLIITEPTLVSVQTARVVQKLAAELGIKRIKFVGNKLRQPRDKEFILSHLPPDDVIGLIPFQAEILDQAAGFTGEQSFTAAGIAELAARVLNRRAIAPDIGGTNITIKIKGGG, encoded by the coding sequence GTGAAGCTGGCCATTTCCGGGAAAGGTGGTGTCGGCAAGACCACTATCGCTGCCGGCTTAATTAAATATTTTGCCCGGCAGGGTTACCAGGTATACGCCGTCGATGCCGATCCCGATACCAGCCTGGGTATGGTTCTGGGGCTCCCCGAGGAAAGGCTCGGTACCATTAAACCTATCGTGGAGATGCGAGAATTGCTTGCCGAGCGCACCGGCGGCAGCGGCGCCTTCTTTTCTCTAAACCCGGAAGTAGATAGCCTGCTGCAAGATTATACCATAAAGAACGGAAATATCCTTTTTCTGAAAATGGGAGCCATCAAGCCCGGGGGATCGACCTGCTATTGCCGGGAAAATGCCGTCTTAAATGCCATGGTTAATGCCCTAATCCTAAAACACCGGGAAATGGTGGTCCTGGATATGGGGGCTGGCATCGAGCACCTGACCCGGGGTACGGCCCGGGGGGTAGATCTGATGTTGATTATTACCGAGCCCACCCTGGTCAGCGTCCAGACCGCCCGGGTCGTCCAAAAACTGGCCGCTGAACTTGGTATTAAGCGAATAAAGTTTGTAGGCAACAAATTGCGTCAACCCCGGGATAAGGAATTTATCCTCAGCCACCTGCCGCCGGACGATGTCATCGGCCTGATACCCTTCCAAGCAGAAATTTTAGATCAAGCTGCTGGTTTTACCGGTGAGCAGTCTTTTACCGCAGCAGGTATTGCCGAGCTGGCTGCCAGGGTGCTAAACCGACGGGCTATTGCCCCGGACATAGGGGGAACAAATATAACCATAAAAATAAAAGGTGGAGGTTAG
- a CDS encoding hydrogenase 4 subunit F: MIEVGENILYYLPAVPLGTALIAFGIRSRRMVEVVHLAGISSVALLSLLLVQYVLRGQTLLALDGMLYADGLTALLVLIIGVVGFLDGFYSIGYLRHDLAQGRVDAKGVCSYYGFYHLLLLTMVFAAISNNIAIMWVAIEATTLGSAFLVGFYKHKTAAEAVWKYVLICSVGLAFALYGTILTYSSAFAVVQDAHRAMLWTELAGMARGLDPQVMKLAFVFILIGYGAKVGLVPMHTWLPDTYSEAPSPVSALLSGVLMKCVLFGILRYYPITLQAVGKEFPQTLLLIFGLLSVGVAAFFILVQNDIKRKLAYSSVEHVGIIATGLGAGGPLGILAALFHVINHSLTKSLLFCTVGNVARKYGTRDAQKIRGMLKVAPFTGFMFMAGLLAVVGAPPFSIFVSEFMTLAAGLQGGYFWPMILFLVLLVIVFVAFIILISDTVLGFPPEDLPRGDAGWLCLLPIGILFVLMAGLGIHVPAPLNQLLQGAASVVLGGK; encoded by the coding sequence GTGATAGAAGTGGGGGAGAATATTTTATACTACTTGCCCGCGGTGCCCCTTGGAACGGCCCTGATCGCTTTTGGGATAAGGTCCCGGCGCATGGTGGAGGTTGTGCACTTGGCCGGGATTAGCAGCGTGGCTCTTCTCTCCTTGCTGCTGGTGCAGTATGTCCTGAGGGGACAAACGCTGCTGGCCCTGGACGGGATGCTCTACGCCGACGGCCTCACGGCGCTCCTGGTTCTTATCATCGGGGTGGTAGGGTTTCTGGACGGTTTTTATTCTATAGGATATTTGCGACATGACCTGGCGCAGGGCCGGGTTGATGCGAAGGGCGTCTGCTCTTACTACGGTTTTTACCATCTACTTTTGTTGACGATGGTTTTTGCTGCTATATCTAACAATATTGCTATTATGTGGGTTGCGATAGAAGCAACCACCCTGGGCTCGGCCTTCCTGGTCGGGTTCTATAAACACAAGACTGCGGCGGAAGCTGTCTGGAAGTACGTCCTGATCTGTAGCGTCGGCCTGGCCTTTGCCCTGTACGGGACCATCCTGACCTACTCCAGTGCCTTTGCTGTGGTGCAGGACGCCCACAGGGCGATGCTATGGACTGAGTTAGCAGGGATGGCCCGGGGACTCGACCCGCAGGTGATGAAACTGGCCTTTGTCTTCATCTTGATCGGTTACGGCGCCAAGGTCGGCCTGGTTCCTATGCACACCTGGTTGCCTGACACCTACAGCGAGGCCCCGAGCCCGGTTAGCGCCCTGCTGTCGGGTGTACTGATGAAGTGCGTGTTATTTGGTATATTAAGATATTATCCCATTACCTTGCAGGCCGTCGGCAAGGAATTCCCCCAGACCCTGCTCCTCATCTTCGGCCTTCTCTCGGTGGGTGTCGCGGCTTTCTTCATCCTGGTGCAGAACGACATTAAAAGGAAGCTGGCTTACAGTAGTGTTGAGCATGTAGGCATCATCGCCACCGGTCTGGGCGCAGGAGGGCCGCTGGGAATACTTGCCGCGCTCTTTCACGTCATCAACCATAGCCTCACTAAATCCCTTTTGTTCTGCACGGTGGGCAATGTGGCTCGCAAGTATGGTACCAGGGACGCCCAGAAGATCCGGGGAATGCTAAAGGTGGCCCCCTTTACTGGTTTTATGTTCATGGCCGGCCTTCTTGCTGTGGTCGGTGCACCGCCTTTCAGCATCTTCGTAAGCGAGTTTATGACCCTGGCGGCCGGACTGCAAGGTGGGTATTTCTGGCCGATGATACTCTTTCTTGTCCTTCTGGTGATCGTTTTTGTCGCATTTATTATCCTTATAAGCGACACGGTACTCGGTTTTCCTCCGGAGGACCTCCCCCGGGGTGACGCCGGGTGGCTGTGCTTGTTGCCCATCGGGATCCTGTTCGTGCTCATGGCCGGGCTGGGGATACATGTACCGGCCCCGCTAAATCAATTACTGCAGGGCGCAGCCAGCGTTGTCCTGGGAGGTAAATAA
- a CDS encoding respiratory chain complex I subunit 1 family protein — protein sequence MPGNELLPIGLAQALLVLLVAPLFTGFSRTLRAKLHSRKGPGILQNYRDIFKLIKRQEVVPAQTSWVFRFTPYVVMATTLLVAMVIPILTLQSPLGMAADLIAVVYLFTVVRFFFALAGLDSGSGFAGIGASREMALAVLVEPTIILVLFVVALLAGTTDLGTISQKVAAGEISYFSPAVWLAMASFAVATFIETGKLPFDLAEAEQEIQEGPLTEYSGRSLALLKWGLYMKQVVVIALFLAVFFPYGSAAVVSTSSLLVSTAVFLLKVAGFYVIAALLENSMARLLLFKAPAVTWAAFGIALLSFVFYLANV from the coding sequence ATGCCCGGTAACGAGTTGCTCCCCATCGGCCTGGCGCAGGCCTTGCTCGTCCTGCTGGTAGCGCCTCTTTTTACGGGCTTTTCCCGCACTTTAAGGGCAAAGCTGCACTCCAGGAAAGGTCCCGGTATTTTGCAGAACTACCGGGATATCTTCAAACTCATCAAAAGGCAAGAGGTGGTGCCTGCCCAGACCAGCTGGGTCTTCCGGTTTACTCCCTATGTGGTTATGGCAACCACCCTGCTCGTTGCCATGGTGATTCCGATTTTAACCCTGCAGTCGCCCCTGGGGATGGCCGCTGATCTCATCGCTGTCGTTTACCTGTTCACCGTGGTCCGCTTCTTCTTTGCCCTTGCAGGTCTGGATTCCGGCAGCGGGTTCGCCGGAATAGGGGCCAGCCGGGAGATGGCCCTGGCCGTGCTCGTAGAGCCAACTATTATCCTGGTGCTGTTTGTGGTCGCCCTTCTCGCCGGGACGACCGATCTGGGAACAATCAGCCAGAAGGTGGCGGCCGGTGAGATATCATATTTTAGCCCGGCAGTCTGGTTGGCCATGGCTTCCTTTGCTGTCGCCACCTTCATCGAAACCGGCAAGCTGCCCTTTGACCTGGCGGAAGCAGAACAGGAAATCCAGGAGGGACCCCTTACGGAATATTCCGGTCGCTCCCTGGCCCTCCTGAAATGGGGTTTATATATGAAGCAGGTTGTGGTGATCGCCCTGTTTCTGGCCGTTTTCTTCCCCTATGGGAGCGCGGCGGTGGTCAGTACTTCCTCCCTCCTGGTATCCACGGCTGTCTTTTTATTGAAGGTTGCCGGTTTTTACGTTATCGCTGCCCTGCTGGAAAACAGCATGGCCAGATTACTCCTTTTTAAGGCCCCCGCAGTAACCTGGGCGGCTTTCGGCATAGCCTTGCTGTCCTTCGTTTTCTACCTGGCCAATGTTTAA
- the hyfB gene encoding hydrogenase 4 subunit B — protein sequence MIVQQLFLLSILLYVAGAVASLALNRAGKIANYTSGISAFVAASAGMAAAIPVFARGTGFTMAAAGFIPFAPFVIRVDLLSAFMVLVISLLAAATAIYSLAYQEEYAGRGAGVLGFLNNIFLASMVLVVASGDAFYFLVFWELMTLVSYFLVSFDQENPESVNAGFIYFLVAHAGEVMIMLSFIIFFVYTGTFDFASFRNANLPPATKHLAFLLAFFGFGAKAGIMPLHFWLPRAHPAAPSNVSALMSGVMIKTAIYGILRVSVDFLGASVWWWGLTVLAFGAISAVLGVLYAINENDLKLLLAYSSIENVGIILMGIGAGMIGIARGEPVLGMLGILAGLYHLVNHAAFKGLLFLGAGSVIYRLHTKNMEEMGGLARRMPWTGLAFLTGALAIAAIPPLNGFVSEWFIYQSLLMASTSSFLAVKVLSPLLAIMLALTGALAAMCFVKAYGVTFTGPWRSNRAREAREVPVPMLAGTAILAVGCIALGLGAPVVAPYIGNVAAALLGASPVRVSDGLLVFPASSARAVLSPPLLALLLVGFVTLPLLIAGMQGGMQAGRRIDAEPWACGYKYSPRMVYAATAFAQPLRVLFRPAYLLRTTLAGPGYTIAAYGKEAVVYVARVESLWKDYLYGPLLRGTVRLGKRVQALQIGNVRLYCLYIIVTLVVLLVATVR from the coding sequence ATGATCGTTCAGCAGTTATTTCTGCTGTCCATTCTCCTGTATGTCGCCGGAGCAGTTGCCTCCCTGGCGCTGAACAGAGCCGGTAAAATTGCCAACTATACTTCAGGAATAAGCGCCTTTGTGGCAGCGAGTGCCGGGATGGCTGCGGCCATCCCGGTCTTCGCTCGTGGTACGGGCTTTACAATGGCAGCGGCGGGGTTTATTCCCTTTGCGCCCTTTGTTATCCGGGTCGATCTCCTTTCTGCCTTTATGGTGCTGGTCATTTCGCTGCTGGCCGCCGCTACAGCTATTTACTCCCTTGCTTATCAGGAGGAGTATGCCGGGAGGGGCGCCGGGGTACTGGGCTTTTTGAATAACATTTTCCTTGCGTCCATGGTCCTGGTGGTTGCTAGCGGCGACGCCTTCTATTTTCTCGTTTTTTGGGAGCTGATGACCCTGGTTTCCTATTTCCTGGTTAGTTTCGACCAGGAAAACCCGGAGAGTGTCAATGCCGGATTTATCTATTTCCTGGTGGCCCATGCCGGGGAAGTAATGATTATGCTGTCATTTATTATATTTTTCGTCTATACGGGCACCTTTGATTTTGCTTCCTTCCGCAATGCAAACCTTCCGCCGGCTACCAAACACCTGGCCTTCTTGCTGGCTTTCTTCGGGTTCGGGGCCAAAGCCGGTATTATGCCACTCCACTTCTGGCTGCCGCGGGCTCACCCTGCGGCTCCTTCCAACGTTTCCGCCCTCATGTCGGGTGTAATGATTAAAACCGCTATCTACGGCATACTCAGGGTCAGTGTCGATTTCCTCGGCGCTTCCGTTTGGTGGTGGGGCCTTACGGTCCTGGCCTTCGGAGCAATCTCGGCGGTTCTGGGTGTGCTTTATGCAATAAATGAAAATGATCTCAAGCTGCTGCTGGCCTATTCCAGTATCGAAAACGTGGGGATCATCCTGATGGGCATCGGTGCTGGCATGATTGGCATAGCCAGGGGAGAACCCGTTCTGGGAATGCTCGGCATCTTGGCGGGGCTCTATCACCTGGTAAACCATGCTGCCTTTAAAGGCCTCCTTTTTCTCGGGGCAGGCTCGGTAATCTATCGCCTCCACACCAAAAACATGGAGGAGATGGGCGGGCTGGCCAGGCGAATGCCGTGGACCGGATTGGCTTTTTTGACCGGCGCTCTGGCCATCGCGGCTATTCCCCCTCTCAACGGTTTTGTCAGTGAATGGTTTATATACCAGTCCCTGTTAATGGCGAGCACCAGCAGCTTCCTGGCGGTCAAAGTGCTGTCACCCCTTTTGGCAATTATGCTCGCTCTAACGGGCGCCCTGGCGGCGATGTGCTTTGTAAAAGCTTATGGGGTCACTTTTACCGGTCCCTGGCGCAGCAATCGCGCCCGGGAGGCCAGGGAAGTGCCGGTGCCGATGCTTGCCGGGACGGCGATTTTAGCGGTTGGCTGCATTGCCCTCGGGCTGGGCGCACCGGTTGTTGCTCCTTATATTGGCAATGTGGCCGCGGCGTTGCTGGGCGCCTCTCCGGTCCGGGTAAGTGACGGGCTGCTGGTATTTCCGGCAAGCAGCGCCCGGGCGGTGCTTTCCCCGCCCCTCCTTGCCCTTCTCCTGGTGGGGTTTGTCACGTTACCCCTGTTAATTGCCGGGATGCAAGGTGGGATGCAGGCCGGGCGGCGGATCGATGCCGAGCCGTGGGCATGCGGATATAAATACTCACCGCGGATGGTGTACGCGGCTACCGCCTTTGCCCAGCCATTAAGGGTGCTTTTCCGCCCGGCCTATTTGCTAAGGACCACCCTCGCGGGGCCGGGCTATACCATTGCGGCGTATGGCAAGGAAGCAGTGGTCTACGTCGCCCGTGTGGAGTCGCTGTGGAAAGATTACCTCTACGGTCCCCTGTTACGGGGTACGGTACGTCTGGGTAAACGGGTGCAAGCCCTCCAGATAGGGAATGTCCGGCTGTATTGCCTGTATATAATCGTAACGCTCGTAGTCCTGCTGGTAGCAACGGTCAGATAG
- a CDS encoding 4Fe-4S dicluster domain-containing protein gives MKRKEIFVRYERCTGCRSCELACAVSHTAARNLFGALLGGERPQKRLYVDQVGRVKAPAVCRQCEEPPCVAVCITGAMHRREDGVNVVALRRCIGCWMCAMACPFGAVGRGEGKAVKCDRECLDEEGVPACVRACPTGALVFQTVEEFEAERRLAAAVSFR, from the coding sequence ATGAAACGGAAGGAGATCTTTGTTCGTTATGAACGGTGTACGGGCTGCCGTTCCTGTGAGCTGGCTTGCGCCGTGAGCCACACCGCGGCCCGGAATCTGTTTGGAGCCCTACTGGGGGGCGAAAGGCCGCAGAAGCGCCTCTATGTGGACCAGGTAGGCAGGGTGAAAGCTCCGGCCGTCTGCCGGCAATGCGAGGAGCCGCCTTGCGTGGCCGTCTGCATCACCGGCGCGATGCACAGGCGGGAAGACGGCGTCAACGTGGTCGCCTTGCGCCGGTGCATCGGTTGCTGGATGTGTGCCATGGCCTGCCCCTTCGGTGCAGTGGGCCGGGGCGAAGGTAAGGCCGTAAAGTGCGACCGGGAGTGCCTGGATGAGGAGGGCGTACCGGCCTGTGTGCGAGCCTGCCCCACCGGGGCCCTGGTCTTCCAGACCGTGGAGGAGTTTGAAGCCGAACGGCGCCTGGCGGCCGCTGTTTCATTTAGATAG
- a CDS encoding hydrogenase 4 subunit D, whose product MIWYALGSILLPVLGSPLVLFLPERHVKKASQIFSLLAFTSGLLLLIAFAFNRASFTRELVTLNGINYYGVTIDTLSVLVNFMVVFLGWLICTYSAGYMSPDNKEHPIKEGVPRFYALMLLFIGSMAGVVFSSTLLGLLFFFEMTGLCSWGLIGFYGDQKSRNSALWAIILTHIAALGLYVATAYLYVNTGSYAVTALNKLTDAGKTIAFTGILIACWGKSAQLPFHPWLPRAMVAPTPVSAYLHAASMVKVGVYIFARTVLATGSVPQVIGQAGAIMAVVTMIYGFIMYFPQDDMKRLLAYSTITQLSYIFLAFSISIYGSRMAFNGAVAHIFNHAFAKGLFFLVAGTLSYTTGTRLLSLLKGILNKIPVVGLGYIAAAMAIAGVPPFNGFFSKFMIIISGFEIGRHYPLILALIIITVLESVGSFIWFLKWMGANVLGAPSEVVASAAEPPLAIKFVLAVLMIMTVISQYIVFILLG is encoded by the coding sequence ATGATTTGGTATGCGCTGGGAAGCATCTTGCTGCCGGTATTAGGAAGCCCCCTGGTCCTATTTTTACCAGAGCGACACGTGAAAAAGGCAAGCCAGATTTTCTCCCTCCTGGCTTTTACCAGCGGTTTGCTTTTACTGATCGCTTTTGCGTTCAACCGCGCAAGCTTCACCCGGGAACTGGTTACTTTAAACGGTATTAACTACTACGGTGTCACTATAGATACCCTCAGTGTCCTGGTCAACTTCATGGTAGTTTTTCTCGGCTGGCTGATCTGCACCTACTCGGCCGGGTACATGAGCCCTGACAACAAAGAGCATCCTATTAAAGAAGGGGTTCCCCGGTTTTATGCCCTCATGCTGCTTTTTATCGGCTCTATGGCGGGCGTGGTCTTCTCTTCCACGCTCCTCGGGCTCCTGTTCTTCTTTGAAATGACCGGTCTCTGCTCATGGGGGTTGATCGGATTTTACGGGGATCAAAAATCCCGGAATTCCGCCCTCTGGGCGATTATACTCACTCACATCGCCGCGCTGGGACTCTATGTGGCTACTGCCTATCTCTATGTAAACACCGGCAGCTACGCGGTGACCGCCCTTAATAAATTAACGGACGCCGGGAAAACCATTGCCTTTACCGGGATCCTGATCGCCTGCTGGGGTAAGTCCGCCCAGCTTCCTTTTCATCCCTGGCTCCCCCGGGCGATGGTGGCGCCGACCCCGGTGAGCGCCTATTTGCATGCCGCTTCGATGGTTAAGGTCGGCGTCTACATCTTTGCCCGGACCGTCCTGGCAACGGGGTCGGTTCCCCAGGTGATCGGCCAGGCCGGGGCCATCATGGCTGTGGTCACCATGATCTACGGTTTTATCATGTATTTCCCGCAGGATGATATGAAGCGACTCCTCGCCTACTCGACCATCACCCAGCTCTCTTATATTTTCCTGGCGTTCTCCATTTCCATCTACGGCTCCAGGATGGCCTTTAACGGAGCGGTGGCCCACATCTTCAACCACGCTTTTGCTAAGGGGCTCTTCTTCCTGGTTGCCGGTACGCTGTCCTATACAACCGGTACCCGCCTGCTTTCGCTGCTCAAGGGAATTCTAAATAAAATCCCGGTGGTGGGTTTGGGTTATATTGCGGCTGCTATGGCCATTGCTGGCGTCCCCCCTTTTAATGGTTTTTTTAGTAAATTTATGATCATAATTAGCGGTTTTGAGATTGGCAGGCACTACCCCCTGATCCTTGCCCTGATTATCATTACGGTTCTTGAATCCGTTGGCAGTTTCATCTGGTTCCTGAAGTGGATGGGAGCGAACGTCCTGGGGGCACCCTCGGAGGTAGTTGCCAGTGCGGCTGAACCGCCTCTGGCGATCAAATTTGTTCT
- the cooS gene encoding anaerobic carbon-monoxide dehydrogenase catalytic subunit: MAKSCKVSLDPAVCEMVEKAGRLEVETVWDRYQAMLPQCGFGETGLCCRHCLQGPCRIDPFGGEPKAGICGATADVIVARGLDRAIAAGGASHSGHAKHIAHTLKKAVRGKAPDYAIKDKAKLRKVAERLGIPTKGRSEAEIGLAVAEAALADFNEKATEAPVTWVATTVTEKRSKLLMERGLMPKGIDYEIADIMHRTHYGCDADPINLLQAGIRCSLADFAGCHMGTDLSDILFGTPQPVVSEANLGVLKADMVNVAVHGHNPVLSEIIVQVAEEMKPEAKAAGAGGVNVVGICCTGNEVLMRHGIPSCTHSLSQEMALITGALDAVVMDYQCIMPSLATVAECMGTRLITTMETMKIPGAIHIPFAEERAKEIAREIIRHAIEAFIRRRGKPVDIPQNRSKVVAGFSAEAIINALSKLNADDPLKPLLDNIVAGNIRGVCLFCGCNNVKVPQDRNFVTMARRLLKENVLVLASGCGAGALMRHGFMDPASVDEVCGEGLKAVLTAIGEANGLGGPLPPVLHVGSCVDTSRAVALAVPLANRLGVDTDQLPVVASAPEATAEKAVAIGTWAVTLGIPTHVGVMLPVVGSRYVTQVLTDKVRDLTGGYFIVEPDPESAGQKLLAAIDERRAGLGLNVPGGARR, encoded by the coding sequence ATGGCCAAGTCGTGTAAGGTTTCTCTGGACCCGGCGGTTTGCGAAATGGTGGAAAAGGCCGGGCGCCTGGAGGTGGAGACGGTCTGGGATCGCTACCAGGCGATGCTTCCCCAGTGCGGCTTTGGGGAAACCGGGCTGTGTTGCCGGCACTGCCTGCAGGGCCCCTGCCGTATAGATCCTTTTGGTGGCGAGCCCAAGGCGGGGATTTGCGGGGCTACGGCGGACGTCATCGTCGCGCGAGGCCTGGATCGCGCCATCGCGGCCGGCGGGGCGTCCCACTCGGGCCATGCGAAGCACATTGCCCACACCTTGAAAAAGGCGGTTCGGGGTAAGGCACCGGACTACGCCATTAAAGACAAAGCCAAGCTCCGCAAAGTGGCTGAACGTCTCGGCATTCCCACAAAAGGCAGGAGCGAGGCCGAGATTGGCCTGGCCGTTGCCGAGGCGGCTCTGGCGGACTTTAACGAGAAAGCAACGGAAGCGCCGGTCACGTGGGTGGCCACCACGGTGACCGAGAAGCGGAGCAAGCTCCTTATGGAACGAGGCTTGATGCCTAAGGGGATAGACTACGAGATCGCCGATATTATGCACCGGACGCATTACGGCTGTGACGCAGACCCGATTAACCTCCTCCAGGCGGGGATACGTTGCTCCCTTGCGGACTTTGCGGGTTGCCACATGGGTACCGACTTGTCCGACATCCTCTTCGGCACGCCCCAGCCCGTGGTCAGTGAGGCCAATTTAGGGGTCCTCAAAGCGGACATGGTTAACGTGGCGGTCCACGGCCACAACCCGGTTTTATCCGAAATCATCGTCCAAGTAGCCGAAGAGATGAAGCCGGAAGCCAAGGCAGCCGGCGCCGGGGGTGTGAATGTGGTGGGCATCTGCTGCACCGGCAACGAGGTGCTGATGCGCCACGGCATTCCGTCCTGCACCCATTCGCTCAGCCAGGAGATGGCCCTGATCACCGGCGCCCTCGATGCCGTCGTGATGGATTACCAGTGCATCATGCCCTCTCTCGCTACGGTGGCAGAGTGCATGGGGACCAGGCTGATCACCACCATGGAAACCATGAAGATCCCCGGTGCGATCCACATCCCCTTCGCGGAAGAAAGGGCTAAAGAGATCGCCCGGGAGATCATTCGCCACGCCATCGAGGCCTTCATCCGGCGCCGGGGTAAGCCGGTGGACATACCGCAGAACAGGTCCAAAGTGGTGGCGGGTTTCTCCGCGGAAGCCATCATAAACGCCCTCTCTAAGTTGAATGCCGACGATCCCCTTAAGCCTTTGCTTGACAACATCGTCGCCGGCAACATTCGCGGGGTGTGCCTCTTCTGCGGATGCAACAACGTCAAGGTTCCGCAAGATAGGAACTTCGTCACCATGGCCCGCCGCCTCCTGAAGGAGAACGTGCTGGTTTTAGCCTCCGGCTGCGGCGCGGGGGCGCTCATGCGCCACGGGTTTATGGATCCGGCCAGTGTGGATGAGGTGTGCGGGGAAGGCTTGAAGGCGGTCCTGACGGCCATCGGCGAGGCCAACGGCCTGGGCGGGCCCCTGCCGCCGGTGCTGCACGTGGGCTCCTGCGTGGACACCTCGCGGGCGGTGGCCCTGGCGGTGCCCCTGGCCAACCGGCTGGGTGTGGACACGGATCAACTTCCCGTGGTCGCTTCGGCCCCTGAGGCGACGGCTGAAAAAGCGGTCGCCATCGGCACCTGGGCGGTGACCCTCGGTATCCCCACCCACGTGGGGGTCATGTTGCCGGTGGTTGGTAGCCGCTACGTCACCCAGGTGCTGACGGATAAAGTCCGGGACTTGACCGGCGGTTACTTCATCGTGGAACCCGATCCCGAGTCTGCGGGCCAGAAGCTCCTGGCGGCCATCGACGAGCGCCGGGCCGGTCTGGGGCTCAACGTCCCGGGAGGTGCCCGGCGATGA